In the genome of Notamacropus eugenii isolate mMacEug1 chromosome 5, mMacEug1.pri_v2, whole genome shotgun sequence, one region contains:
- the LOC140508838 gene encoding olfactory receptor 52I2-like: MLGSSSNHTLLNVATFILLGVPGLEAAHFWLAVPLSVMYSVALLGNFIIMTVISTESALNEPMYHFLCILAAVDIVMSTSVTPKILNIFWSGNGIIGFAACFTQMYIVHATTVIETGLLLAMAFDRYIAICKPLHYQTIFTPQTIAGMGMAILARAITAMTPITWMVVHLPYCASHVVPHSYCEYMAMAKLACADHMHISLYSLIISFIIGGTDVIFIAISYSLILQAVFHLPSQDARVKALSTCGSHVSVMVLFYLPGILSISMAWLGQHVVSLHTQVLLADFYLVIPPMLNPFIYGLKIKSIRKRVWNAMTTNLPGCV, encoded by the coding sequence ATGCTGGGCTCTTCCTCCAACCACACATTACTGAATGTAGCTACTTTCATACTTCTGGGTGTCCCAGGACTGGAGGCAGCCCACTTTTGGCTGGCTGTCCCATTGAGTGTCATGTACTCTGTAGCTCTATTAGGAAATTTTATCATTATGACTGTGATCTCAACAGAGAGTGCACTGAATGAGCCCATGTATCACTTCCTATGTATCCTGGCTGCTGTGGATATTGTCATGTCAACCTCTGTCACCCCCAAGATATTGAACATCTTCTGGTCAGGCAATGGCATCATTGGCTTTGCTGCCTGTTTCACTCAGATGTACATTGTCCATGCCACCACAGTGATAGAAACAGGGTTACTCTTGGCCATGGCCTTTGACCGCTACATAGCCATCTGTAAACCTTTGCACTACCAAACCATCTTCACACCACAGACCATAGCAGGAATGGGCATGGCCATCCTAGCAAGAGCTATCACAGCTATGACTCCAATTACCTGGATGGTAGTCCATCTGCCATACTGTGCCTCCCATGTGGTCCCCCATTCCTACTGTGAATACATGGCTATGGCCAAGTTGGCATGTGCTGATCACATGCACATTAGTCTTTACAGTTTGATTATTTCCTTCATCATTGGAGGGACTGATGTGATCTTCATTGCTATTTCCTACAGTCTGATCCTCCAGGCTGTGTTCCATCTTCCCTCTCAAGATGCACGGGTCAAGGCACTAAGCACCTGTGGTTCACATGTgagtgtcatggtcctcttctaccTCCCAGGTATATTGTCCATCTCTATGGCCTGGTTAGGGCAGCATGTAGTGTCCTTGCACACCCAGGTGCTACTGGCTGATTTCTATCTAGTCATCCCTCCTATGCTGAATCCTTTTATTTATGGCCTGAAGATAAAGAGTATTCGGAAGCGAGTGTGGAATGCAATGACTACCAACCTCCCTGGCTGTGTCTGA
- the LOC140508839 gene encoding olfactory receptor 52I2-like produces the protein MLGSPSNHTSLNKTTFMLLGVPGLEAAHFWLAVPLSAMYSIALLGNIIIVTVIWTDSALHKPMYYFLCVLAAVDIVMSTSVTPKMLNIFWSGNGIIGFAACFTQMYIVHATTGIETGLLLAMAFDRYIAICKPLHYQTILTPHTLVGICMAIIARAITAMTPITWMVVRLPYCASHVVPHSYCEHMTVAKLACADHMPSSLYSLIISFIIVGTDVIFIAISYSLILQAVFSLPSQDARVKALSTCGSHMSVMFLFYFPGILSIYMAWLGKHVVPLHTQVLLADFYLVIPPILNPLIYGLKTKRIRERVRNAMTTSLPGHV, from the coding sequence ATGCTGGGCTCTCCCTCCAACCACACATCACTGAACAAAACTACTTTCATGCTTCTGGGTGTTCCAGGGCTAGAGGCAGCCCACTTTTGGCTGGCAGTACCACTAAGTGCCATGTACTCTATAGCTTTATTAGGAAATATTATCATTGTGACTGTGATCTGGACAGACAGTGCCCTGCATAAGCCCATGTATTACTTCCTATGTGTCTTGGCTGCTGTGGACATTGTCATGTCAACCTCTGTCACCCCCAAGATGTTGAACATCTTCTGGTCAGGCAATGGCATCATTGGCTTTGCTGCCTGTTTCACCCAGATGTACATTGTCCATGCCACCACTGGGATAGAAACAGGGTTACTCCTGGCCATGGCCTTTGACCGCTATATAGCCATCTGTAAACCTCTGCACTACCAAACCATCCTTACCCCACATACCTTGGTAGGGATTTGCATGGCCATCATAGCAAGAGCTATCACAGCTATGACTCCAATTACCTGGATGGTAGTCCGTCTGCCATACTGTGCCTCCCATGTGGTTCCCCATTCCTACTGTGAACACATGACTGTGGCCAAGTTGGCATGTGCGGATCATATGCCCAGCAGCCTTTATAGCTTGATTATTTCCTTCATCATTGTAGGGACTGATGTGATCTTCATTGCTATTTCCTACAGTCTGATCCTCCAGGCTGTGTTCAGTCTCCCCTCTCAAGATGCACGGGTCAAGGCACTAAGCACCTGTGGTTCACATATGAGTGTTATGTTCCTCTTCTACTTCCCAGGTATATTGTCCATCTATATGGCCTGGTTAGGGAAGCATGTAGTGCCCTTGCACACCCAAGTGCTGCTTGCTGATTTCTACCTAGTCATCCCTCCTATACTGAACCCTCTTATTTATGGCCTGAAGACAAAGCGTATCCGGGAGCGAGTGCGGAATGCAATGACTACTAGCCTCCCTGGCCATGTCTGA